The following are from one region of the Amia ocellicauda isolate fAmiCal2 chromosome 1, fAmiCal2.hap1, whole genome shotgun sequence genome:
- the slc60a2b gene encoding sodium-dependent glucose transporter 1, whose product MSAPAVSAAAAVKKKHVRFARTEEDNDDQEEDTLFDKRTDAMKSAQSFLKAGRRRGEPASDTVAFAGRSRSPAGSGGAVRWPVTAALCTSFLGLGMSIAVLGPTFEDLAINVNKNISNISYIFVGRSLGYIGGSVVGGVLFDCMNHHLLLGSSMLVTAFGMFAIPFCKKALLLTVFMSSIGISMGFLDTGGNVLILNTWGDQAGPHMQALHFSFAVGAFASPIIAKLLFGSVPPAGTNISIEARDSQAAELPPETTDASKALTVLRFAHSKSSSLKSMWAYIVIGAFILLVSLLFFILYSRSSPSRDRAKASPEKHLVARHHNALIIMLFFFFFCYVGAEVAYGSFIFTYAKDFAHMDETQAAGLNSVFWGTFAAARGLAIFCAACMHPGTMILLSLVGCTMSSLFLSLFSKNRISLWSGTAFYGASMATTFPSGISWVEQYTTVTGRSTAVFVVGAALGEMVFPAVVGLLLGKTQDQPFLMYTALGTSTMTAILFPVMYKLATSHSSEGRKLREGGRTGEDGEDRKALLDSGANEEEEEEEEEDEAEQWNDADFEVIEMDDASLMNSAHDTYSPPRVTPVSETSAETTTLSSTTPPTTTPPAAASPDSSRQPAGPSSPSPSHSSPAFLGGSPRKKLLLNLDREKKD is encoded by the exons ATGTCCGCTCCTGCTGTCAGCGCCGCCGCCGCGGTGAAGAAGAAGCATGTGCGCTTCGCCAGGACCGAGGAGGACAACGACGACCAGGAGGAGGACACCCTGTTTGACAAGAGGACAGACGCCATGAAGAGCGCCCAGAGCTTCCTGAAGGCGGGCAGGAGGCGCGGAGAGCCGGCCTCGGACACCGTGGCGTTCGCGGGAAGGAGCCGCTCTCCCGCGGGCTCTGGAGGGGCCGTCAGGTGGCCGGTCACGGCGGCCTTGTGCACCTCGTTTCTCGGCCTG GGGATGAGTATTGCGGTGCTCGGCCCTACGTTTGAAGACCTGGCGATCAACGTCAATAAGAATATCAGCAACATCTCCTACATTTTCGTGGGCCGCTCCCTGGGCTACATTGGAGGCTCGGTGGTCGGGGGTGTTCTCTTCGACTGCATGAACCACCACCTGCTGCTTG gcTCTTCAATGCTGGTCACAGCCTTTGGCATGTTTGCAATTCCTTTCTGCAAGAAAGCTCTGCTACTTACAGTTTTCATGTCCAGCATCGGGATCTCTATGGGCTTTTTAGATACAG GGGGCAATGTGCTCATTCTGAACACCTGGGGAGACCAAGCTGGACCACACATGCAGGCCTTGCACTTCAGCTTTGCTGTGGGAGCCTTCGCATCACCAATTATTGCCAAACTGCTCTTTGGCAGCGTGCCCCCTGCAGGCACCAACATCAGCATAGAGGCAAGAGATTCCCAGGCAGCAGAGCTTCCTCCCGAAACCACCGACGCATCCAAAGCCCTGACAGTCCTGAGATTCGCTCACAGCAAGAGCAGCTCCCTGAAATCCATGTGGGCCTACATTGTGATTGGTGCCTTCATCCTCCTGGTGTCCCTCCTTTTCTTCATCCTCTACTCCAGGAGCAGCCCCTCCCGTGACAGAGCCAAGGCCTCCCCGGAGAAGCACCTGGTCGCCAGGCATCACAACGCTCTCATAATAAtgctcttcttctttttcttctgttaCGTGGGAGCCGAGGTGGCCTACGGCTCGTTCATCTTCACCTACGCGAAGGACTTCGCCCACATGGATGAGACCCAAGCTGCTGGCCTCAACTCCGTCTTCTGGGGCACGTTTGCAGCCGCCCGTGGCTTGGCCATCTTCTGTGCAGCTTGTATGCACCCAGGCACCATGATCCTGCTGAGCCTGGTGGGCTGCACCATGTCCTCcctgtttctctccctcttctccAAAAACAGGATCTCTCTGTGGTCCGGCACCGCTTTCTATGGGGCCTCCATGGCCACCACCTTTCCAAGTGGCATTTCCTGGGTGGAGCAGTACACCACGGTGACGGGGCGCTCAACGGCGGTTTTCGTGGTCGGGGCAGCCCTGGGCGAGATGGTGTTTCCAGCAGTGGTGGGCCTCTTGCTGGGGAAGACGCAGGATCAGCCTTTCTTAATGTACACTGCCTTGGGGACCTCTACCATGACCGCAATCCTGTTCCCAGTGATGTACAAATTAGCCACTTCCCACAGTAGCGAGGGGAGGAAGCTGAGGGAAGGGGGCCGTACCGGGGAAGACGGTGAAGACCGCAAAGCGCTGCTGGACTCTGGAGCCAacgaagaagaagaggaggaggaagaggaggacgaGGCTGAACAGTGGAATGATGCTGACTTTGAAGTGATAGAGATGGATGATGCCAGCCTCATGAACTCGGCCCATGATACTTACTCGCCCCCCCGTGTTACCCCTGTCTCTGAGACTAGTGCAGAAACCACCACTTTATCCAgcaccaccccccccaccaccactccCCCCGCTGCTGCTTCACCAGATTCAAGCAGGCAGCCAGCAGGACccagctctccctctccctcccactcATCCCCAGCGTTTCTTGGGGGTTCACCTAGGAAGAAACTGCTGCTGAACCTGGACAGAGAGAAGAAGGACTGA